The Ciceribacter thiooxidans genome window below encodes:
- a CDS encoding DUF1778 domain-containing protein: MPRPASEVETARLEARVPVHVYEQMQRAAKLRGMTLTSYLIATAGEDARRTVEEADVLRLAAEDQVRFAKALIDPPAPNVRLARAAKHHVDVIARR, from the coding sequence GTGCCCAGACCCGCAAGTGAAGTCGAAACCGCCCGCCTTGAGGCACGCGTTCCCGTCCATGTCTATGAGCAGATGCAGCGCGCGGCCAAGCTGCGCGGCATGACACTGACGAGCTACCTGATCGCCACGGCGGGCGAGGATGCCCGCCGCACGGTCGAGGAAGCCGACGTGCTGCGTCTGGCGGCGGAGGATCAGGTGCGCTTTGCGAAGGCACTGATTGATCCGCCCGCGCCCAATGTCCGTCTGGCCCGCGCGGCGAAGCATCATGTCGACGTGATCGCGCGCCGGTGA